A portion of the Oscillospiraceae bacterium genome contains these proteins:
- a CDS encoding alanine:cation symporter family protein, producing MLEWITQINNAVNGVVWGPAGLALLFGTGLIMSVRTGFFQFRKMGYWLRHTIGAIFTNKDVTAHTSKEDMAISQFQSMCTALAGTIGTGNIVGVATAIVSGGPGAIFWMWVMALLGMMTSFSENVLGVYYRRKNEKGEWSGGAMYYLTDGLGAKKGCKQLGKVLAVLFACFCILASFGIGNMSQLNSIAGNMNAAFGVPTIVTGLALMVVTALIVIGGLKRVAAVTEKLVPLMALFYIAGALIIVVMHAGNIPASFGAIFKGAFNLQAAGGGALGYGISQTITWGFKRGAFSNEAGLGSAVMVNSASNVKEPVHQGMWGVFEVFADTIVVCTLTALVILTTGVVDLQSGAVLANVQDNALVGQAFTAAFGSLGPKFIAISILLFAYSTTLGWSHYGTKAVEYLFGTTGSRIYKVVFVGMTVVGSTMKLGLAWDLSDTFNGLMMIPNLIGVLALSGTVVAITKNYLDRRVKGLDIEPMWSAFEEYQKQEEAEAAAEEAAQRGQ from the coding sequence ATGCTGGAATGGATCACGCAGATCAACAATGCAGTTAACGGAGTGGTCTGGGGCCCGGCGGGTCTGGCGCTGCTGTTCGGCACCGGCCTGATCATGTCGGTGCGCACCGGATTTTTCCAGTTCCGCAAAATGGGCTACTGGCTCCGGCACACCATCGGAGCCATCTTTACCAACAAGGACGTCACCGCCCACACCAGCAAGGAGGACATGGCCATCAGCCAGTTCCAGAGCATGTGTACAGCGCTGGCGGGCACCATCGGCACCGGCAACATCGTGGGCGTGGCCACGGCCATCGTCTCCGGCGGGCCGGGTGCCATCTTCTGGATGTGGGTCATGGCCCTGCTGGGCATGATGACCAGCTTTTCGGAGAACGTGCTGGGTGTGTACTACCGCCGCAAAAATGAAAAAGGCGAGTGGAGCGGCGGTGCCATGTACTACCTCACCGACGGTCTGGGCGCAAAGAAGGGCTGCAAGCAGCTGGGCAAGGTGCTGGCGGTGCTGTTTGCCTGCTTCTGCATTCTGGCGTCCTTCGGCATCGGCAACATGAGCCAGCTCAACTCCATTGCCGGCAACATGAATGCTGCCTTCGGGGTGCCCACCATCGTCACCGGTCTGGCCCTCATGGTGGTCACGGCGCTCATCGTCATCGGCGGCCTGAAGCGTGTGGCGGCGGTCACCGAAAAGCTGGTGCCGCTCATGGCGCTGTTCTACATTGCCGGTGCGTTGATCATCGTGGTGATGCACGCAGGCAACATCCCGGCATCCTTCGGGGCCATTTTCAAGGGCGCCTTCAACCTGCAGGCTGCCGGCGGCGGTGCGCTGGGCTACGGCATCAGCCAGACCATCACCTGGGGCTTCAAGCGCGGCGCCTTCTCCAATGAGGCGGGCCTTGGCTCGGCGGTCATGGTCAATTCGGCTTCCAACGTCAAGGAGCCGGTGCATCAGGGCATGTGGGGTGTGTTTGAGGTGTTTGCCGATACCATCGTGGTGTGCACCCTCACCGCCCTGGTCATCCTGACCACCGGCGTGGTGGACCTGCAGAGCGGCGCGGTGCTGGCCAACGTGCAGGACAACGCCTTGGTGGGGCAGGCCTTCACCGCTGCCTTTGGCAGCCTTGGCCCCAAGTTCATCGCCATTTCCATCCTGCTGTTTGCCTACTCCACCACGCTGGGCTGGAGCCACTATGGCACGAAAGCAGTGGAGTACCTGTTCGGTACCACGGGCAGCCGCATCTATAAAGTGGTGTTCGTGGGCATGACCGTGGTGGGCTCCACCATGAAGCTGGGCCTTGCCTGGGATCTGTCCGATACCTTCAACGGCCTGATGATGATCCCGAACCTCATCGGCGTGCTGGCACTGTCCGGTACGGTGGTGGCCATCACGAAAAACTATCTGGACCGCCGGGTGAAGGGGCTGGATATCGAGCCCATGTGGTCGGCCTTTGAGGAGTACCAGAAACAGGAAGAAGCCGAAGCGGCCGCCGAGGAAGCGGCACAGCGCGGCCAGTAA
- a CDS encoding ECF transporter S component: MSTTAMWLLLAVVVVAIVFGSVLYKRTFTTKELALTGVMAALSLVAYLFFRVPFYGGSSFHLGNTFTALTALLLDGVSGGLAGAIGLALADILAGDPGYAITTFVLKFIIGITCGAVAHKAFKLRELDKHSSGYLVKVIVAAASGLLLNVFTDPFLGYFRNVYIFGQEYTVAQALTKIAGGVTFVNSVASTVCVVVLYLALRPALERAGLLPKGKTN; encoded by the coding sequence ATGTCTACTACTGCAATGTGGCTGCTGCTGGCAGTCGTTGTCGTTGCCATCGTGTTTGGCAGTGTGCTGTACAAGCGCACCTTCACCACCAAGGAACTGGCCCTTACCGGCGTCATGGCCGCGCTGAGCCTGGTGGCCTACCTGTTTTTCCGGGTGCCGTTCTACGGCGGCTCCTCGTTCCATCTGGGCAACACCTTCACAGCCCTGACCGCCCTGCTGCTGGACGGTGTGTCCGGCGGTCTGGCCGGTGCCATCGGTCTGGCTCTGGCCGACATCCTGGCCGGTGACCCGGGCTACGCCATCACAACCTTTGTGCTCAAGTTCATCATCGGCATCACCTGCGGCGCGGTGGCCCATAAGGCCTTCAAGCTGCGGGAGCTGGACAAGCACAGCAGCGGTTACCTCGTCAAGGTGATCGTGGCCGCGGCCTCCGGCCTGCTGCTGAACGTGTTTACGGACCCGTTCCTGGGCTACTTCCGCAATGTGTACATCTTTGGCCAGGAATACACCGTGGCACAAGCCCTGACCAAGATCGCAGGCGGCGTCACCTTTGTGAACAGCGTGGCCTCCACCGTGTGCGTGGTGGTGCTGTACCTGGCCCTGCGCCCGGCACTGGAGCGTGCCGGGCTGCTGCCCAAGGGCAAAACCAACTAA
- a CDS encoding methyltransferase has product MSLNEFAPWQCPLCGAPLAGDVSLKCARNHSFDRAKEGYWHLLPVQSMRTKAPGDSKEMVAARRAFLNAGYYGIFGQAAGELCLEYGQPAAPGAALHLLDAGCGEGWYDRCIAQQFAKAGRPLQMAGFDIAKPAVRLAAKALPAARYAVASSFSQPVRTGWADLLLNCFSPFAQEEFQRVLRPGGRMIYVVPGAEHLYQMKAVLYDTPYKNPVQEVAYPGFRAIGEREVQGTITVPHDQLEALFAMTPYYWKTPRDGAARLAALPELTTDIAFRFLLFEKL; this is encoded by the coding sequence ATGAGCCTGAACGAATTTGCCCCCTGGCAGTGCCCCCTGTGCGGCGCGCCGCTTGCCGGGGATGTGTCCCTGAAATGTGCCCGGAACCACAGCTTTGACCGTGCAAAAGAGGGCTACTGGCATCTGCTGCCGGTGCAGAGCATGCGCACCAAAGCCCCCGGAGACAGCAAAGAGATGGTGGCGGCTCGCCGCGCTTTCCTGAACGCCGGATATTACGGTATCTTCGGGCAGGCGGCGGGGGAGCTGTGCCTGGAATACGGCCAGCCTGCTGCCCCGGGTGCCGCACTGCATCTGCTGGATGCGGGCTGCGGCGAGGGCTGGTATGACCGCTGCATCGCGCAGCAGTTTGCCAAGGCGGGCAGGCCGCTGCAGATGGCCGGGTTCGACATTGCCAAGCCTGCCGTGCGTCTGGCCGCCAAAGCACTGCCTGCCGCCCGGTACGCGGTGGCCTCCAGCTTCAGCCAGCCGGTGCGCACCGGCTGGGCCGACCTGCTGCTGAACTGCTTCTCGCCCTTTGCGCAGGAAGAGTTCCAGCGGGTATTGCGCCCCGGCGGACGCATGATCTATGTGGTGCCCGGCGCGGAACATCTCTACCAGATGAAGGCCGTGCTCTACGACACGCCCTACAAGAACCCGGTGCAGGAAGTTGCCTACCCGGGCTTCCGGGCCATCGGCGAGCGGGAAGTACAGGGCACCATCACGGTGCCCCACGACCAGCTGGAAGCGCTGTTCGCCATGACCCCCTATTACTGGAAAACGCCCCGCGACGGTGCGGCCCGTCTGGCCGCCCTGCCGGAGCTGACCACCGACATCGCATTCCGGTTTTTGCTGTTTGAGAAGCTGTGA
- a CDS encoding PLP-dependent aminotransferase family protein produces MVHLTTALEPGSGVPLYEQLYRSLAGEMRTGALPAGTRMPGKRRLAAELSVSVNTVDTAYQMLTAEGYLAARERSGFYVQEYLALPQVGPDARGPSPAPAVPEPAAPEPPVRYDLSTRGVDPGLFPFRTWARLQKELLYSSPELLTNGDAQGDLALRQALADYLAEYRGVQCGAHQVVVGAGLEYLLGLLAPLLHGTAAVETPGYPRALQVLENTGMRCCCLPVDEGGLSLDALDRSGAAVCYVTPSHQFPTGVTMPAGRRAELLHWAARRPGQRYIIEDDYDSEFRFDTRPLPSLQGMAGADGPVVYLSTCSRSLAPGIRIAYMVLPEHLLPAWHAKYRLYSGTVSRFEQQTLARFITGGYFTRHLARERVAYKARRDALTAALNAAFAPGELTLTGLHTGLHLLAHLRNAPPDAALHAAARAQGVRLSLLSDYDLTGSGSTAPGTFVLGYGSLADDACPSVGETLKKLCTAARDSSLRV; encoded by the coding sequence ATGGTCCATTTGACCACCGCACTGGAGCCGGGCTCCGGGGTGCCGCTGTACGAACAGCTGTACCGCAGTCTGGCCGGAGAGATGCGCACCGGGGCCCTGCCCGCCGGCACCCGGATGCCTGGCAAGCGGCGGCTGGCGGCGGAACTGTCGGTCTCGGTAAACACGGTGGACACCGCCTACCAGATGCTGACTGCCGAGGGCTACCTTGCCGCCCGGGAGCGCAGCGGCTTTTATGTACAGGAATATCTGGCGCTGCCGCAGGTCGGGCCGGATGCACGGGGCCCGTCGCCCGCCCCGGCCGTGCCGGAGCCCGCCGCGCCGGAACCACCGGTGCGGTACGACCTGTCCACCCGGGGCGTGGACCCGGGGCTGTTTCCCTTCCGCACCTGGGCGCGGCTGCAGAAGGAACTGCTGTACTCCTCCCCGGAGCTGCTGACCAACGGCGACGCCCAGGGTGACCTTGCCCTGCGGCAGGCGCTGGCGGATTATCTGGCCGAATACCGCGGCGTGCAGTGCGGTGCCCATCAGGTGGTGGTGGGTGCCGGTCTGGAATATCTGCTGGGCCTGCTGGCCCCGCTGCTGCACGGCACCGCCGCCGTGGAGACCCCCGGCTACCCCCGCGCTTTGCAGGTGCTGGAAAACACCGGCATGCGCTGCTGCTGCCTGCCCGTGGACGAGGGCGGCCTTTCGCTAGATGCACTGGACCGCTCCGGGGCCGCCGTGTGTTACGTTACCCCCAGTCACCAGTTCCCCACCGGGGTCACCATGCCGGCCGGCCGCCGGGCCGAGCTGCTGCACTGGGCCGCCCGCCGCCCCGGCCAGCGCTACATCATTGAGGATGACTACGACTCCGAGTTCCGCTTTGACACCCGCCCCCTGCCCAGCCTGCAGGGCATGGCCGGAGCCGACGGCCCGGTGGTGTATCTGTCCACCTGTTCCCGCAGCCTTGCCCCCGGCATCCGCATTGCCTACATGGTGCTGCCGGAACACCTGCTGCCTGCCTGGCACGCCAAATACCGGCTGTACTCCGGCACCGTGAGCCGCTTTGAGCAGCAGACGCTGGCCCGCTTCATCACCGGGGGCTATTTCACCCGGCATCTGGCCCGGGAGCGGGTGGCCTACAAGGCCCGCCGCGACGCTCTGACTGCTGCCCTGAACGCTGCCTTTGCCCCTGGCGAACTCACCCTCACCGGCCTGCACACCGGCCTGCATCTGCTGGCACACCTGCGCAATGCCCCGCCGGATGCAGCCCTGCACGCGGCAGCAAGGGCGCAGGGGGTGCGGCTGAGCCTGCTCAGCGACTACGACCTGACCGGCAGCGGCAGCACCGCCCCCGGCACCTTTGTGCTGGGTTACGGCTCGCTGGCGGATGACGCCTGCCCATCGGTGGGCGAAACGTTGAAAAAGCTCTGCACCGCCGCAAGGGACTCCTCGTTGAGGGTGTAA
- a CDS encoding NADH:ubiquinone oxidoreductase, subunit RnfA, translated as MRDVVNAWVVFFGYAVLAVFAQNAIFTRALGVSRLVQLVGDDRTSSWLFGLQLCITQVLVAPLTWYAGSWIVSLENRAQLRPLVYVAAIAVVCTAEELVLGLGRRLPLAGKLLRIVPVAALNSCVLGTVLVERTQNFTLMQSLGFGLGSGVGYLLAVLLVTEAQHRLRSKAIPSAFRGLPITLVYIGVLALAIYGFTGHSVIL; from the coding sequence ATGAGAGATGTTGTGAATGCCTGGGTGGTGTTCTTTGGCTATGCGGTGCTGGCCGTGTTTGCCCAGAATGCCATCTTTACCCGCGCACTGGGCGTGTCCCGTCTGGTGCAGCTGGTGGGGGATGACCGCACCAGCAGCTGGCTGTTCGGCCTGCAGCTGTGCATCACGCAGGTGCTGGTGGCCCCGCTGACCTGGTATGCCGGCAGCTGGATCGTCTCGCTGGAAAACCGCGCCCAGCTGCGCCCGCTGGTGTATGTGGCCGCCATTGCCGTGGTCTGCACCGCCGAAGAGCTGGTGCTCGGCCTGGGCCGCCGCCTGCCCCTTGCGGGCAAGCTGCTGCGCATCGTGCCCGTTGCAGCCCTGAACAGCTGCGTGCTGGGCACCGTGCTGGTGGAGCGCACCCAGAACTTTACGCTGATGCAGAGCCTGGGCTTTGGCCTGGGCAGCGGCGTGGGCTACCTGCTGGCTGTGCTGCTGGTCACAGAGGCCCAGCACCGCCTGCGCAGCAAGGCTATCCCCTCCGCGTTCCGCGGCCTGCCCATCACGCTGGTGTACATCGGTGTGCTGGCGCTGGCCATTTATGGCTTTACCGGCCATTCGGTGATCCTGTAA
- a CDS encoding DUF1015 domain-containing protein, whose product MNTTTCFAPAHILLPAEQIPLEQWGCIACDQFTSDREYWQRAKEAADGSPSTLNLILPEVYLEDGDADARVEQIHATMADYAQNVLTRAVDGFVYVERTEQSGRVRQGLVGKVDLEAYSYQRGAKCTVRPSESTVESRIPPRMKVRTGAALETPHIMMLADDPQCTLIEPIAARKNELRKVYEGELMLGGGHVAGWAVEDPAMIDQIETALAALGSQEAFDAKYPDAARRDPLTLAVGDGNHSLATAKACWEELKKTLTPEQAENHPARWCLAEVCNVHSPAIEIEPIHRVLFNVDCAAVLLALITWSDENMAGCCFGGEKKQPFTLAGPHMANVLSFEEPTAPLTVGTIDEFIEYYLERHPEGRVDYVHDEPAVRALCKKGAVAFLMPPFAKSDLFKGVVMGGVLPRKTFSMGHAEEKRYYIECRKITE is encoded by the coding sequence ATGAACACCACAACTTGCTTTGCACCTGCGCACATCCTTCTGCCTGCGGAGCAGATCCCGCTGGAACAGTGGGGCTGCATTGCCTGCGACCAGTTCACCAGCGACCGCGAGTACTGGCAGCGGGCCAAAGAAGCGGCTGACGGCAGCCCCAGCACCCTGAACCTGATCCTGCCGGAGGTGTATCTGGAGGACGGCGACGCGGACGCCCGGGTGGAGCAGATCCATGCCACGATGGCGGATTATGCACAGAACGTGCTCACCCGCGCCGTGGACGGCTTTGTGTATGTGGAGCGCACCGAGCAGAGCGGCCGGGTGCGGCAGGGCCTTGTGGGCAAGGTGGATCTGGAAGCCTACAGCTATCAGCGCGGAGCAAAGTGCACCGTGCGGCCCAGCGAGAGCACGGTGGAGAGCCGCATCCCGCCCCGCATGAAGGTGCGCACCGGTGCCGCACTGGAAACGCCCCACATCATGATGCTGGCCGACGACCCTCAGTGCACCCTCATCGAGCCCATCGCGGCCCGCAAGAACGAGCTGCGCAAAGTGTACGAGGGCGAACTGATGCTGGGCGGCGGCCATGTGGCCGGTTGGGCCGTGGAGGACCCGGCCATGATCGACCAGATCGAGACGGCACTGGCTGCGCTGGGCAGTCAGGAGGCCTTTGATGCCAAATACCCGGATGCTGCCCGCCGCGACCCGCTGACCCTGGCCGTGGGCGACGGCAACCATTCGCTGGCCACCGCCAAGGCCTGCTGGGAGGAGCTGAAAAAGACCCTGACCCCGGAGCAGGCCGAGAACCACCCGGCCCGGTGGTGCCTGGCCGAGGTGTGCAACGTCCACTCGCCCGCCATCGAGATCGAGCCCATCCATCGGGTGCTGTTCAATGTGGACTGCGCTGCCGTGCTGCTGGCGCTGATCACCTGGAGCGACGAGAACATGGCAGGCTGTTGCTTTGGCGGCGAGAAAAAGCAGCCCTTTACCCTGGCCGGCCCTCACATGGCCAACGTGCTGAGCTTTGAGGAGCCCACCGCGCCGCTTACTGTGGGCACCATCGACGAATTTATTGAGTATTATCTGGAGCGTCACCCGGAGGGCCGGGTGGACTATGTACACGATGAACCGGCTGTGCGCGCGCTGTGCAAGAAGGGGGCTGTGGCCTTCCTGATGCCGCCCTTTGCCAAGAGCGACCTGTTCAAGGGCGTTGTGATGGGCGGCGTGCTGCCCCGCAAGACCTTCAGCATGGGCCATGCGGAGGAAAAGCGCTATTATATCGAGTGCCGGAAAATTACGGAATAA
- a CDS encoding MATE family efflux transporter — protein sequence MTEGSIVKSLLLFALPLIFGNLLQQLYNTADSIIVGNFVGANALAAVGSSGSPIYLLIGFSQGLAVGAGVVVSQFLGAKDHREAQEAVHTSLAIAVIMGLLLTVGGIACGRALLVAMNTPAEVLGDAVTYIRIYFGGVLFSVVYNMTAGILNAAGNSRRSLIYLAWASVTNIVLDLVFIVIFRMGVAGAAIATDISQLVSCVLSLRFLIKSTDDCRVIPREIRLHKKMAARIIRVGLPTGIQNMVISFSNVLVQASVNSYGAAAMAGFAAYMKIDGFNILPVSSISMAATTFVGQNYGAGRLDRVKKGTWVTLAVGVVYTLITGTLLLLGQNAILHLFTQDEAVVAFGAAAMRWFCPFYFLLSILHGLAGAVRGTGASVPPMVVLLVSLCLFRIVWIQWVLPLFSGIEGVFILYPVSWALGAGLMILYAWKGKWMEYHA from the coding sequence ATGACCGAGGGCAGCATCGTCAAGAGCCTGCTGCTGTTCGCCCTGCCGCTGATCTTCGGCAACCTGCTGCAGCAGCTGTACAACACCGCCGACAGCATCATCGTGGGCAACTTTGTCGGTGCGAACGCGCTGGCCGCCGTGGGCTCCAGCGGTTCCCCCATCTATCTGCTCATCGGCTTCAGCCAGGGCCTGGCCGTGGGCGCGGGCGTGGTGGTGTCGCAGTTCCTGGGGGCCAAGGACCACCGGGAAGCCCAGGAGGCCGTGCACACCTCGCTGGCCATCGCCGTGATTATGGGCCTGCTGCTCACTGTGGGCGGCATCGCCTGCGGCCGGGCCCTGCTGGTGGCCATGAACACCCCCGCCGAGGTGCTGGGGGATGCCGTGACCTACATCCGCATCTATTTTGGCGGCGTGCTGTTCAGTGTAGTGTACAACATGACTGCCGGCATCCTGAACGCCGCCGGAAACTCCCGCCGCTCCCTCATCTATCTGGCATGGGCCTCGGTGACCAACATCGTGCTGGATCTGGTGTTCATCGTGATCTTCCGCATGGGCGTGGCGGGGGCCGCCATCGCCACCGATATCAGCCAGCTGGTGTCCTGCGTGCTGAGCCTGCGGTTTCTGATAAAATCCACCGACGACTGCCGGGTGATCCCCCGCGAGATCCGCCTGCACAAAAAGATGGCCGCCCGCATCATCCGGGTGGGCCTGCCCACCGGCATCCAGAACATGGTCATCTCCTTTTCCAACGTGCTGGTGCAGGCCAGCGTGAACAGCTACGGTGCCGCCGCCATGGCCGGGTTTGCCGCCTACATGAAGATCGACGGCTTCAACATCCTGCCGGTGAGCAGCATCAGCATGGCCGCCACCACCTTTGTGGGCCAGAACTACGGCGCAGGCCGGCTGGACCGGGTCAAAAAGGGCACCTGGGTCACCCTGGCGGTGGGAGTGGTGTACACCCTGATCACCGGAACCTTACTGCTGCTGGGGCAAAACGCCATTCTGCATCTGTTTACCCAGGACGAGGCGGTGGTGGCCTTTGGGGCCGCTGCCATGCGGTGGTTCTGCCCCTTCTATTTCCTGCTCAGCATCCTGCACGGGCTGGCCGGTGCGGTGCGCGGCACCGGTGCCAGCGTACCGCCCATGGTGGTACTGCTGGTGTCGCTGTGCCTGTTCCGCATCGTGTGGATCCAGTGGGTGCTGCCCCTCTTCTCCGGCATCGAAGGGGTGTTCATCCTCTACCCGGTGTCCTGGGCACTGGGTGCCGGGCTCATGATCCTCTACGCCTGGAAGGGCAAGTGGATGGAATATCACGCATGA
- a CDS encoding putative glycoside hydrolase — translation MAKYKRRPKVKRYRRSFYSRGMRIRKIVGIVVLVAVVLAAAWFAAPHVLDWATHTWYTVVKDRDLEAESASRAAASSQAAASAAASETASSAASEPEEDVFDGKAIVSGRWAELDTAALTDDDTLRTTAQQLKAQGVEYAVLTLKDAAGNIYYASQAAAAAGGIVAEPLDAGHIAAILREEKLIPVAQLAAFKDPISPRTDPSMAIHYNGSALWLDAQKNGNPWLNPYSTAAVEYVGDLVEEVQQLGFEQVVLTNVQFPKLSKKQDYGTTNGVSRADQLKADIAALQDRLSGKVTLWFSYTLDQCKNSSVALDVPALTLGVQNLLVTSDAAMDADALQALETAATDAGVENLTVHAADRFETGRVSG, via the coding sequence ATGGCAAAGTATAAACGTCGGCCCAAGGTCAAGCGCTACCGCCGCAGCTTTTACAGCCGCGGCATGCGCATCCGCAAGATCGTGGGCATCGTCGTGCTGGTGGCCGTGGTGCTGGCCGCGGCATGGTTCGCCGCGCCCCATGTGTTGGACTGGGCTACCCACACCTGGTACACCGTGGTCAAGGACCGGGATCTGGAAGCCGAGAGCGCATCCCGCGCGGCGGCATCCTCCCAGGCAGCGGCTTCGGCAGCCGCGTCGGAGACTGCTTCCTCGGCGGCATCGGAGCCAGAAGAGGACGTCTTTGACGGCAAGGCGATCGTTTCCGGCCGGTGGGCGGAGCTGGACACGGCGGCCCTCACGGACGATGACACCCTCCGCACCACGGCACAGCAGCTGAAGGCGCAGGGCGTGGAATACGCCGTGCTGACCCTGAAAGATGCGGCCGGAAACATCTACTATGCATCGCAGGCGGCGGCTGCGGCGGGCGGCATCGTGGCCGAACCGCTGGACGCCGGGCACATCGCGGCCATCCTGCGGGAAGAAAAGCTCATTCCGGTGGCGCAGCTGGCGGCCTTCAAGGACCCCATCTCGCCCCGCACCGACCCCTCCATGGCCATCCACTACAACGGCAGCGCCCTGTGGCTGGATGCCCAGAAGAACGGCAACCCCTGGCTGAACCCCTATTCCACGGCGGCAGTGGAGTATGTGGGCGACCTGGTGGAAGAGGTGCAGCAGCTGGGCTTTGAGCAGGTGGTGCTGACCAATGTGCAGTTCCCCAAGCTGAGCAAGAAGCAGGACTACGGTACCACCAACGGGGTCTCCCGTGCCGACCAGCTGAAGGCGGACATCGCCGCCCTGCAGGACCGTTTGTCGGGCAAGGTGACCCTGTGGTTCAGCTACACGCTGGATCAGTGCAAGAACAGCAGTGTGGCGCTGGATGTGCCGGCCCTGACCCTGGGCGTGCAGAACCTGCTGGTGACCTCGGACGCGGCCATGGATGCCGATGCCCTGCAGGCGCTGGAAACGGCGGCCACGGATGCAGGGGTGGAGAACCTGACCGTACACGCCGCAGACCGCTTTGAGACCGGCCGCGTTTCGGGCTGA
- a CDS encoding DEAD/DEAH box helicase: protein MTFEELNLSAPLLRAVQEAGYETPSPIQAAAIPPVLSGRDLMGCAQTGTGKTAAFALPMLDRLTANPPRRKGAIRALILTPTRELALQIGESFDAYGKYLKLRSTVIFGGVGQAPQVETLKKGVDILVACPGRLNDLIGQGFIDLSDLEIFVLDEADRMLDMGFVHDVKKVIAKLPKVRQNLMFSATMPAEIEQLAAGILRDPAFVKVDPVSSTVDRIQQSLYHVEKGNKKFLLPWLIKNLQPPVVNALVFSRTKHGADKIARDLTKQGIPAAAIHGNKSQTARVTALEDFKAGKTRVLVATDIAARGIDISELSHVFNYDLPEVPETYVHRIGRTARAGADGTAVSFCAPEEQEYLAGIEKLNRRKIPVVSGHPWDGVPAPVRPEPPVRGKKPKAAPEQAGKQPEQQAKPAKAAAAPAKPEKKAAAAPKAQAKQPVKLEKEERTMDDPKRTSGGRSNDRRSNNNNNSRPRREQNAPARGSNAQPKFDPHFVSAPEATPLRSARKAPAAPAAPAIKTAQGAQAVQGQNAPNGDRRNAGRRSDRNTLNDRNARPAAAGGAGRAPRSERNERTGSPRSAAGGAGRAPKADTGRRSRQPAAKDEDPGLVLISRRPPQQKFTNFEEYMNAHGGATAPIEDHSDEV, encoded by the coding sequence ATGACATTTGAAGAACTGAATCTGTCCGCCCCGCTCCTGCGCGCTGTGCAGGAGGCAGGCTATGAGACCCCGTCGCCCATTCAGGCAGCGGCCATCCCGCCGGTGCTGTCCGGCCGGGATCTGATGGGCTGTGCCCAGACCGGCACCGGCAAGACGGCCGCCTTTGCGCTGCCCATGCTGGACCGCCTCACCGCCAACCCGCCCCGCCGCAAGGGGGCCATCCGCGCGCTGATCCTGACCCCCACCCGGGAGCTTGCCTTGCAGATCGGCGAGAGCTTTGACGCCTACGGCAAGTACCTGAAATTGCGCAGCACCGTGATCTTTGGCGGTGTGGGCCAGGCCCCGCAGGTGGAGACCCTGAAAAAGGGCGTGGACATCCTTGTGGCCTGCCCGGGCCGCTTGAACGACCTGATCGGGCAGGGCTTTATCGACCTGTCGGATCTGGAGATTTTTGTGCTGGACGAAGCCGACCGTATGCTGGATATGGGCTTCGTGCACGATGTGAAGAAGGTAATCGCCAAGCTGCCCAAGGTGCGCCAGAACCTGATGTTCAGCGCCACCATGCCCGCCGAGATCGAGCAGCTGGCCGCCGGCATCCTGCGGGACCCGGCCTTTGTCAAGGTGGACCCGGTGTCCAGCACCGTGGACCGCATCCAGCAGAGCCTGTACCATGTGGAGAAGGGAAACAAGAAATTCCTGCTGCCCTGGCTCATCAAGAACCTGCAGCCCCCGGTGGTCAACGCGCTGGTATTCAGCCGCACCAAGCACGGGGCCGACAAGATCGCAAGAGACCTCACCAAACAGGGCATCCCGGCGGCGGCCATCCACGGCAACAAGAGCCAGACCGCCCGTGTGACCGCACTGGAGGACTTCAAGGCCGGTAAGACCAGGGTACTGGTGGCCACCGACATCGCCGCCCGCGGCATCGACATCAGCGAGCTGTCGCATGTGTTCAACTACGACCTGCCCGAGGTGCCGGAGACCTATGTGCACCGCATTGGCCGCACGGCCCGTGCCGGAGCCGACGGCACCGCCGTCAGCTTCTGCGCCCCGGAGGAGCAGGAGTATCTGGCCGGCATCGAAAAGCTGAACCGCCGGAAGATCCCGGTGGTGTCCGGCCACCCGTGGGACGGTGTGCCCGCCCCGGTGCGCCCGGAGCCGCCCGTGCGCGGCAAAAAGCCCAAAGCTGCCCCCGAACAGGCCGGAAAGCAGCCGGAACAGCAGGCAAAGCCCGCCAAGGCAGCGGCCGCCCCTGCAAAGCCTGAAAAAAAGGCTGCCGCCGCGCCCAAAGCGCAGGCAAAGCAGCCCGTAAAACTGGAAAAAGAGGAACGAACCATGGATGATCCCAAGCGTACTTCCGGCGGGCGCAGCAATGACCGCCGTTCCAACAATAACAACAACAGCCGCCCCCGCCGGGAGCAGAACGCCCCGGCCCGCGGCAGCAATGCCCAGCCCAAATTTGACCCGCACTTTGTGAGCGCCCCGGAGGCAACGCCGCTGCGCTCGGCCAGAAAGGCCCCGGCTGCTCCCGCTGCCCCGGCCATCAAGACCGCGCAGGGTGCTCAGGCCGTGCAGGGCCAGAATGCCCCGAACGGCGACCGCCGCAATGCAGGCCGCCGCAGCGACCGGAACACCCTGAACGACCGCAATGCCCGCCCGGCTGCAGCCGGTGGTGCAGGCCGTGCCCCGCGCAGCGAGCGCAATGAGCGCACCGGCAGCCCCCGCAGTGCCGCCGGCGGCGCAGGCCGCGCCCCCAAGGCCGACACCGGCCGCCGCAGCCGTCAGCCCGCCGCAAAGGACGAGGACCCGGGCCTTGTGCTCATCAGCCGCCGCCCGCCGCAGCAGAAGTTCACGAACTTTGAGGAGTACATGAACGCCCACGGCGGTGCCACCGCCCCCATTGAGGACCACAGCGACGAGGTATGA